From the Homo sapiens chromosome 1, GRCh38.p14 Primary Assembly genome, one window contains:
- the AMY1A gene encoding alpha-amylase 1A precursor yields MKLFWLLFTIGFCWAQYSSNTQQGRTSIVHLFEWRWVDIALECERYLAPKGFGGVQVSPPNENVAIHNPFRPWWERYQPVSYKLCTRSGNEDEFRNMVTRCNNVGVRIYVDAVINHMCGNAVSAGTSSTCGSYFNPGSRDFPAVPYSGWDFNDGKCKTGSGDIENYNDATQVRDCRLSGLLDLALGKDYVRSKIAEYMNHLIDIGVAGFRIDASKHMWPGDIKAILDKLHNLNSNWFPEGSKPFIYQEVIDLGGEPIKSSDYFGNGRVTEFKYGAKLGTVIRKWNGEKMSYLKNWGEGWGFMPSDRALVFVDNHDNQRGHGAGGASILTFWDARLYKMAVGFMLAHPYGFTRVMSSYRWPRYFENGKDVNDWVGPPNDNGVTKEVTINPDTTCGNDWVCEHRWRQIRNMVNFRNVVDGQPFTNWYDNGSNQVAFGRGNRGFIVFNNDDWTFSLTLQTGLPAGTYCDVISGDKINGNCTGIKIYVSDDGKAHFSISNSAEDPFIAIHAESKL; encoded by the exons ATGAAGCTCTTTTGGTTGCTTTTCACCATTGGGTTCTGCTGGGCTCAGTATTCCTCAAATACACAACAAGGACGAACATCTATTGTTCATCTGTTTGAATGGCGATGGGTTGATATTGCTCTTGAATGTGAGCGATATTTAGCTCCCAAGGGATTTGGAGGGGTTCAG GTCTCTCCACCAAATGAAAATGTTGCCATTCACAACCCTTTCAGACCTTGGTGGGAAAGATACCAACCAGTTAGCTATAAATTATGCACAAGATCTGGAAATGAAGATGAATTTAGAAACATGGTGACTAGATGCAACAATGTTGGG GTTCGTATTTATGTGGATGCTGTAATTAATCATATGTGTGGTAATGCTGTGAGTGCAGGAACAAGCAGTACCTGTGGAAGTTACTTCAACCCTGGAAGTAGGGACTTTCCAGCAGTCCCATATTCTGGATGGGATTTTAATGATGGTAAATGTAAAACTGGAAGTGGAGATATCGAGAACTATAATGATGCtactcag GTCAGAGATTGTCGTCTGTCTGGTCTTCTCGATCTTGCACTGGGGAAGGATTATGTGCGTTCTAAGATTGCCGAATATATGAACCATCTCATTGACATTGGTGTTGCAGGGTTCAGAATTGATGCTTCCAAGCACATGTGGCCTGGAGACATAAAGGCAATTTTGGACAAACTGCATAATCTAAACAGTAACTGGTTCCCGGAAGGTAGTAAACCTTTCATTTACCAGGAG GTAATTGATCTGGGTGGTGAGCCAATTAAAAGCAGTGACTACTTTGGTAATGGCCGGGTGACAGAATTCAAGTATGGTGCAAAACTCGGCACAGTTATTCGCAAGTGGAATGGAGAGAAGATGTCttacttaaa GAACTGGGGAGAAGGTTGGGGTTTCATGCCTTCTGACAGAGCGCTTGTCTTTGTGGATAACCATGACAATCAACGAGGACATGGCGCTGGAGGAGCCTCTATACTTACCTTCTGGGATGCTAG GCTGTACAAAATGGCAGTTGGATTTATGCTTGCTCATCCTTATGGATTTACACGAGTAATGTCAAGCTACCGTTGGCcaagatattttgaaaatggaaaa GATGTTAATGATTGGGTTGGGCCACCAAATGATAATGGAGTAACTAAAGAAGTTACTATTAATCCAGACACTACTTGTGGCAATGACTGGGTCTGTGAACATCGATGGCGCCAAATAAG gAACATGGTTAATTTCCGCAATGTAGTGGATGGCCAGCCTTTTACAAACTGGTATGATAATGGGAGCAACCAAGTGGCTTTTGGGAGAGGAAACAGAGGATTCATTGTTTTCAACAATGATGACTG gacattttctttaactttgcAAACTGGTCTTCCTGCTGGCACATACTGTGATGTCATTTCTGGAGATAAAATTAATGGCAACTGCACAGGCATTAAAATCTACGTTTCTGATGATGGCAAAGCTCATTTTTCTATTAGTAACTCTGCTGAAGATCCATTTATTGCAATTCATGCTGAATctaaattgtaa